The following are encoded in a window of Megalobrama amblycephala isolate DHTTF-2021 linkage group LG19, ASM1881202v1, whole genome shotgun sequence genomic DNA:
- the si:ch211-14c7.2 gene encoding uncharacterized protein si:ch211-14c7.2, producing MLQQNNNNNCLDMAHRELLHECRRTNVSLTSALEFGAIPLIKGLRAWAVSGGYSKARRKAANGSRVQSACQQPPENRVGLRSWSGQVNSGYGHTLDSTNPGVRQGGLGALVTVATLKGTEGGGRQTQTRCLFLKAQGRGSYICAVGNRRAGVRVTGPRTHTVILEGTKEELTCSSRGPKLSQDGTEDGGLFKAKPRAIRKWRKCSKTTGSAEKRTTAHGKEEIANQHCEPEDGVQKNAVVTDMHNITPCNTITQCQKGSSASYPSKEDINALAEDKRAHCKTVAPESMDPQTCCSSAKPCAKAAEMSFNQSKNCSEIDEGSSCANGDAQGDPKLSKRDLESVDHQNIHNFVADLPNLGSSVASEANFESLEIKSTTTNCNNEPSIDHSSIKTPSEVPVSIQKNQESRPDERLLDRENLHSVETGDLTTQRDGSPNTKNTVMPEGRPPVSVECSTTEKKWRPPMCSPQHWEELITEHGELEVQQSDKSSSQGFSTPTTNITVTTIHSQPNPAPTTTAAIATAIPALSNGEVGARGGDLLPLVNSELLSEPARVDDRDKVATDEGSLDVGEEEEEDEFGAFMQAGAEQLWMDGFSEVQQLAAGEDYNCDECTSSTDANEPTSWASDWTADQSFQQSESTWIAFSQETVEQKIVPDGQWWPSTEKPNLFLSPLHNVSNVFLEAFPSDKTPCEDPEYIPTLKQLLQGPAENSNIGDHKQQSLLDGLQDLDRMIGVKYKRAESLPCKLLLQSLHLERPSSECVTVRLKTNARFSPNLPTSNQQLAANAKRRLSYDFNRNIMT from the exons ATGCTGCAAcagaacaacaacaataactgCTTGGACATGGCCCATCGGGAGCTACTGCATGAATGCCGAAGAACCAATGTCTCGTTGACCAGTGCCCTTGAGTTTGGAGCCATACCCCTGATTAAAGGCCTGAGAGCATGGGCTGTGAGTGGTGGCTACTCTAAAGCCAGGAGAAAGGCTGCTAATGGATCTCGGGTACAGAGCGCATGCCAACAGCCTCCTGAAAACAGGGTGGGGCTCAGAAGCTGGTCAGGTCAGGTTAACAGTGGCTATGGGCATACATTGGACAGTACGAATCCAGGGGTCAGGCAAGGCGGTCTTGGTGCTCTTGTAACTGTTGCCACTTTGAAAGGCACTGAAGGGGGTGGGAGGCAGACTCAGACACGTTGCCTCTTTCTCAAGGCCCAGGGACGGGGCAGCTACATCTGTGCTGTCGGAAACCGAAGGGCTGGAGTGAGAGTCACAGGTCCACGGACTCACACTGTCATTCTTGAGGGGACAAAAGAAGAGCTTACATGTTCCTCTAGGGGACCGAAGTTGAGCCAGGATGGGACAGAAGATGGAGGACTATTCAAGGCCAAGCCCAGGGCTATTAGAAAATGGAGGAAGTGCAGTAAAACAACAGGCTCGGCGGAGAAAAGAACAACAGCTCACGGCAAAGAGGAAATCGCCAATCAGCACTGTGAGCCGGAAGATGGTGTCCAAAAGAATGCAGTCGTTACAGACATGCATAACATAACACCATGCAACACAATAACACAATGCCAGAAAGGTAGCAGCGCTAGCTATCCAAGTAAGGAAGATATCAATGCGTTGGCCGAAGACAAAAGGGCTCATTGCAAAACGGTTGCACCCGAGAGCATGGATCCACAAACCTGCTGCTCTTCTGCCAAACCATGTGCCAAAGCAGCTGAGATGAGTTTTAATCAATCCAAAAACTGCTCTGAAATAGATGAAGGATCCAGTTGTGCCAATGGTGATGCTCAAGGAGACCCTAAGCTTAGTAAACGTGACCTTGAATCAGTTGATCACCAGAACATTCATAACTTTGTTGCTGATTTGCCAAACCTAGGATCATCTGTAGCATCTGAGGCTAACTTTGAAAGTCTAGAAATAAAATCAACCACaacaaactgtaataatgagcCAAGCATAGATCATTCTTCCATTAAAACTCCCTCCGAAGTCCCTGTCAGCATTCAGAAGAATCAAGAATCCAGGCCAGATGAGCGCCTACTGGACCGTGAGAATCTACATTCGGTGGAGACCGGTGACCTCACAACACAGAGAGACGGCTCTCCGAATACAAAGAATACAGTCATGCCGGAGGGCCGCCCTCCAGTGAGTGTTGAATGTAGCACTACGGAGAAGAAGTGGAGGCCGCCCATGTGCTCACCTCAGCATTGGGAGGAATTAATCACAGAGCATGGGGAACTTGAAGTTCAGCAGTCTGACAAATCCTCTTCACAAGGCTTTAGCACACCAACAACCAATATAACTGTAACCACTATTCACTCGCAGCCTAATCCTGCCCCTACCACCACTGCAGCCATAGCAACAGCCATCCCAGCATTAAGCAATGGGGAGGTGGGGGCTAGAGGTGGAGACTTGCTGCCTCTGGTGAACTCAGAGTTGCTATCAGAGCCGGCAAGAGTTGACGACAGGGACAAGGTGGCCACTGACGAGGGGTCTCTTGATGTGggcgaggaggaggaggaggatgagtTTGGGGCATTCATGCAGGCAGGTGCGGAGCAGCTGTGGATGGACGGGTTCAGTGAAGTCCAACAGTTAGCTGCAGGAGAGGATTACAACTGTG ATGAATGCACAAGTTCCACTGATGCAAATGAACCCACATCCTGGGCATCTGATTGGACGGCAGACCAGTCATTCCAGCAGTCAGAGAGCACATGGATTGCCTTCAGCCAGGAGACTGTGGAGCAGAAGATAGTGCCTGATGGCCAGTGGTGGCCTTCTACTGAAAAGCCAAACCTTTTCCTCTCTCCTCTCCATAATGTG tcAAATGTGTTTCTAGAGGCCTTTCCCTCTGACAAGACCCCCTGTGAAGATCCTGAATACATTCCTACACTAAAGCAGCTTCTGCAAGGACCAGCTGAAAACAGCAATATAGGGGATCACAA GCAACAGAGCTTACTTGATGGCCTCCAGGATCTGGACCGGATGATTGGTGTGAAATATAAGAGGGCGGAGTCTCTGCCCTGTAAACTTCTTCTTCAGTCGCTGCATTTGGAACGTCCCAGCTCT GAATGTGTGACAGTTCGACTGAAGACCAATGCCAGGTTTTCTCCAAATCTCCCAACATCCAACCAGCAATTAGCTGCAAATGCTAAGAGAAGACTGTCATATGACTTCAACAGAAATATCATGACTTAG